One segment of Paraburkholderia sp. PREW-6R DNA contains the following:
- a CDS encoding rod shape-determining protein codes for MFGFLRGFFSNDLAIDLGTSNTLIYMRGKGVVLDEPSVVSIRQEGGPNGKKIILAVGKEAKQMLGKVPGNIEAIRPMKDGVIADFNITQQMIKRFIQMAHESRLFAPSPRIIICVPCGSTQVERRAIKEAAHSAGASQVYLIEEPMAAATGAGLPVSDATGSMVVDIGGGTTEVGVISLGGIVYKGSVRVGGDKFDDAIVNYIRRNYGMLIGEQTAEAIKKEIGSAFPGSEVKEMEVKGRNMSEGIPRSFTVSSNEVLEALTDPLNQIVSAVKIALEQTPPELGADIAERGIMLAGGGALLRDLDRLLAEETGLPVFVAEAPLTCVVRGSGMALERIDKFGGAFSYD; via the coding sequence ATGTTCGGTTTTTTGCGCGGCTTTTTTTCCAACGACCTGGCCATCGATCTTGGCACGTCGAACACCCTGATCTATATGCGCGGCAAAGGTGTCGTGCTGGACGAACCTTCGGTGGTGTCGATCCGTCAGGAAGGCGGTCCGAACGGCAAGAAGATCATTCTGGCCGTCGGCAAGGAAGCAAAACAGATGCTTGGCAAAGTGCCAGGCAACATCGAGGCGATCCGCCCAATGAAAGACGGCGTGATCGCCGATTTCAACATCACCCAGCAGATGATCAAGCGCTTCATCCAGATGGCGCACGAGTCGCGGCTGTTCGCGCCGTCGCCGCGGATCATCATCTGCGTGCCGTGCGGCTCCACTCAGGTGGAGCGGCGCGCGATCAAGGAGGCGGCGCATAGCGCCGGCGCGTCACAGGTCTATCTGATCGAGGAGCCGATGGCCGCGGCGACCGGCGCAGGGCTGCCCGTTTCGGATGCGACGGGGTCGATGGTGGTGGATATCGGCGGCGGCACCACGGAAGTCGGCGTGATCTCGCTGGGCGGCATTGTCTACAAGGGTTCGGTGCGCGTGGGCGGCGACAAGTTCGACGATGCGATCGTCAACTACATTCGCCGCAACTACGGCATGCTGATCGGCGAGCAGACCGCGGAGGCGATCAAGAAGGAAATCGGCTCGGCGTTTCCGGGTTCCGAGGTCAAGGAGATGGAGGTCAAGGGGCGCAACATGTCCGAGGGCATTCCGCGCAGCTTTACGGTATCGAGCAACGAGGTGCTCGAAGCGCTGACCGATCCGCTCAATCAGATCGTCTCGGCGGTGAAGATCGCGCTCGAACAGACGCCGCCCGAACTGGGCGCGGACATCGCGGAACGCGGCATCATGCTGGCGGGCGGCGGCGCCTTATTGCGCGATCTCGACCGTCTGCTCGCGGAAGAAACCGGCCTGCCGGTGTTCGTCGCCGAGGCGCCGCTCACGTGCGTGGTGCGAGGCTCCGGCATGGCGCTCGAACGCATCGACAAATTCGGCGGCGCTTTTTCCTACGATTGA
- a CDS encoding GntR family transcriptional regulator, whose amino-acid sequence MTTRLTRVDQLRESIEEGIATGALVPGAPLDEAELMAQFQVSRTPVREALLQLAAGGMVELRPRHGAVVAEISLHRLVEMFEVMAELEAMCGRLAARRMTASHIDALRAAHLACAAAVDANDPDGYYHLNEQFHFEIYEGSHNSFLHDQAKALHRRLRPYRRLQLRVKGRMGASFAEHQAVVDALAGGDGEAAAAALRGHVMVQGEKFGDLIAALAQAKAEPAFR is encoded by the coding sequence ATGACGACCAGGTTGACGCGCGTGGACCAGTTGCGGGAATCGATCGAGGAAGGCATTGCGACTGGTGCGCTCGTGCCCGGCGCGCCGCTCGACGAAGCCGAACTGATGGCTCAGTTCCAGGTGTCGCGAACACCGGTTCGCGAGGCATTGCTGCAGCTTGCAGCGGGCGGCATGGTGGAGCTGAGACCGCGCCATGGCGCGGTGGTCGCGGAGATCAGCCTGCACCGGCTGGTCGAGATGTTCGAAGTCATGGCCGAGCTGGAAGCCATGTGCGGGCGGCTTGCCGCGCGGCGCATGACCGCGTCGCACATCGACGCGTTGCGGGCTGCGCATCTCGCATGCGCCGCTGCCGTGGACGCCAACGACCCGGACGGCTACTACCACCTGAACGAACAGTTTCACTTCGAAATTTACGAAGGCAGTCACAATAGTTTCCTTCACGACCAGGCCAAGGCGCTGCACCGGCGCCTGCGGCCCTACCGGCGTCTGCAATTGCGCGTGAAGGGTCGCATGGGCGCATCGTTCGCCGAGCATCAGGCCGTGGTCGACGCGCTCGCAGGCGGCGACGGCGAAGCCGCCGCAGCCGCATTGCGCGGCCACGTGATGGTTCAGGGAGAGAAGTTCGGCGACCTGATCGCGGCGTTGGCCCAAGCGAAGGCGGAGCCCGCGTTTCGCTGA
- a CDS encoding response regulator, with the protein MATVLLVDDEFEHLWALQIAMEAAGHRVLTAENGERALLAATRHLPDLIVTDWEMPVMDGLELCSRLTCYPSFAHIGIAMLSAQMKPAVLPPGCHAFFQKPVNTTELLRVTSSFLTRRLSAISASRPVDVAISRPHWPALAAKWWA; encoded by the coding sequence ATGGCTACAGTTCTTCTTGTCGACGACGAATTCGAGCACCTCTGGGCGCTGCAGATCGCTATGGAGGCCGCCGGCCACCGCGTTCTGACAGCAGAAAACGGTGAGCGCGCGCTGCTCGCCGCCACCCGGCACCTGCCCGATCTGATCGTGACGGACTGGGAAATGCCTGTCATGGATGGCCTGGAACTATGCTCCCGGCTTACCTGCTACCCGTCGTTTGCGCACATCGGCATTGCCATGCTTTCCGCGCAGATGAAGCCGGCCGTGCTGCCGCCAGGCTGTCATGCGTTTTTTCAAAAGCCTGTGAACACGACCGAACTTCTGCGTGTGACGAGCTCATTCCTGACGCGTCGGTTGAGCGCAATCAGCGCGAGCCGTCCGGTGGACGTCGCCATCAGCCGGCCGCATTGGCCGGCGCTTGCCGCGAAATGGTGGGCTTGA
- a CDS encoding GAF domain-containing protein, with product MENSQLSENVANCDQEPIHALGLIQPHGALLCFDQAGHLLAHSENASQWLGPLPGIGEPVTEQHLTPLSRQTLRVALADRDLDNESVECNGVGGHRFDLIAHWSGDMLIAEFEQLSPKSPAASQYALFSQRAIQRLQASGHTDVQGLLQAAAEAIRSMTGFDRVMGYRFLSDGSGEVIGEARRDDLTPYLRQRYPASDIPAQARRLYVLNPIRTIASVDAAPVPLVPPQHPVSGGPYDFSFAVLRSVSPIHIEYLKNMGVGASMSVSIILDGKLWGLFACHHMTDYRASHAVRLSCTVLTQVVSILISQIEAKQRAQHDRRVHDLRTRIATEMVQADDPLAGLVVAAHDVAALVDSESVVAIVDREVIALGNAVVGDREALWALADHMAATRQDLFVTPSLMTGLPGAGPIHTPAGIAAGCLAIQMVGDARITIVWLRDELVETINWAGPPDKVVAHGPNGPRLTPRGSFEVWKQTVRGHSREWTEMDQTAARELRAILQDVALHRMREAERARTTLLATLGHDLRNPLQAINMAVQLMGRGLASSNDTARRVEGSTRRMQSLINYILDVSRIRSGVGLGLKREHVPLKDLLESIVDQNRLAHPGINISAQFADDLGDAFIDPDRFNQALTNLIGNARQHGDTKHPIELIALADGANRTIEVRNRLTGKPTVPFERLTDPFKSGSLDNPLNRGGLGLGLFIASAIVKGHDGLLEGRFTDTEARISVTLTPAAA from the coding sequence ATGGAGAATTCACAGCTTTCGGAGAACGTCGCCAATTGCGACCAGGAGCCCATCCACGCGTTAGGCCTCATTCAGCCCCACGGCGCGTTGCTGTGCTTCGATCAGGCCGGTCATCTTCTGGCGCACAGCGAAAACGCATCGCAATGGCTTGGGCCACTCCCCGGCATTGGTGAACCTGTTACCGAACAGCACCTCACGCCCCTTTCCCGCCAGACGTTGCGCGTGGCGCTCGCCGACCGGGATCTGGACAACGAAAGCGTCGAGTGCAACGGCGTGGGCGGCCACCGCTTCGATCTGATCGCGCATTGGTCGGGCGATATGCTGATTGCGGAATTCGAACAGCTTTCACCGAAATCGCCGGCCGCCTCGCAGTACGCGCTATTTTCACAGCGCGCGATCCAGCGCCTGCAGGCGAGTGGCCATACCGACGTGCAAGGTTTGCTGCAGGCGGCCGCCGAAGCCATCCGTTCCATGACCGGTTTCGACCGCGTAATGGGCTATCGCTTCCTGAGCGACGGCAGCGGCGAGGTGATCGGCGAAGCACGCCGCGACGATCTGACTCCGTATCTGCGTCAACGCTATCCTGCAAGCGACATCCCGGCGCAGGCCCGGCGTCTTTACGTGCTCAATCCGATCCGCACCATTGCTTCCGTGGATGCGGCGCCGGTCCCGCTCGTTCCGCCGCAGCATCCGGTGTCCGGCGGTCCTTACGACTTCAGCTTCGCGGTGTTGAGAAGCGTTTCGCCCATCCACATCGAGTATCTGAAGAACATGGGCGTGGGCGCGTCGATGAGCGTGTCCATCATTCTCGACGGCAAGCTGTGGGGTCTCTTTGCCTGCCATCACATGACGGACTACCGTGCGTCGCATGCGGTACGGCTGTCCTGCACGGTGCTCACGCAGGTGGTGTCGATCCTGATTTCGCAGATCGAGGCGAAGCAGCGCGCTCAACACGACCGGCGCGTGCACGACCTGCGCACGCGCATCGCTACCGAAATGGTCCAGGCCGACGATCCGCTTGCCGGGCTCGTCGTCGCCGCGCATGATGTCGCCGCGCTGGTCGATAGCGAGTCGGTGGTGGCGATCGTCGACCGTGAGGTGATCGCGCTCGGCAACGCCGTAGTGGGCGACCGTGAGGCGCTGTGGGCGCTCGCGGATCACATGGCCGCCACGCGTCAGGATCTGTTCGTCACGCCATCCCTCATGACGGGCCTGCCGGGCGCCGGGCCGATCCATACGCCGGCTGGCATCGCAGCCGGATGTCTCGCGATCCAGATGGTCGGCGACGCGCGCATCACGATCGTCTGGCTGCGCGACGAACTTGTAGAAACGATCAATTGGGCCGGACCGCCGGACAAGGTCGTCGCGCATGGCCCGAACGGTCCGCGCCTGACGCCGCGCGGCTCGTTCGAAGTCTGGAAGCAGACGGTGCGCGGGCACTCACGCGAGTGGACCGAAATGGACCAGACCGCCGCGCGGGAATTGCGCGCGATCCTGCAGGACGTCGCGCTGCACCGGATGCGCGAAGCGGAGCGCGCGCGGACCACGCTGCTCGCCACGCTCGGCCACGATCTGCGCAATCCGCTGCAGGCGATCAACATGGCCGTGCAACTGATGGGCCGCGGTCTCGCTTCGTCCAATGACACCGCGCGGCGGGTGGAAGGCTCCACGCGCCGCATGCAGTCGCTGATCAACTACATTCTGGATGTGAGCCGTATCCGTTCCGGCGTCGGGCTGGGTCTCAAACGCGAGCATGTGCCGTTGAAGGATCTGCTGGAATCGATCGTCGATCAGAACCGGCTTGCGCATCCGGGCATCAATATCTCCGCGCAGTTCGCCGACGATCTCGGCGACGCGTTCATCGACCCCGACCGCTTCAATCAGGCGCTCACGAATCTGATCGGCAACGCGCGCCAGCACGGCGACACCAAGCATCCCATCGAACTGATCGCGCTCGCCGACGGCGCAAACCGCACCATCGAAGTAAGAAACCGGCTGACCGGCAAGCCAACGGTGCCGTTCGAGCGGCTCACCGACCCATTCAAGAGCGGCTCGCTCGACAATCCGCTCAATCGCGGCGGCCTGGGCCTCGGGCTGTTTATCGCCAGCGCGATCGTCAAAGGCCATGACGGGTTGCTGGAAGGCCGATTTACCGATACCGAAGCGCGGATCTCGGTCACGTTGACCCCAGCGGCTGCCTAG
- a CDS encoding isochorismatase family cysteine hydrolase, with translation MTQASTLTIDAQPGPFTFAPAKTALIIIDMQRDFIEPGGFGESLGNDVSLLAEIVPSVAALLALAREQGWLVVHTRESHAPDLSDCPPAKRLRGAPNARIGDAGPMGRILIRGEPGNAIIEALEPMAGELVIDKPGKGAFYATRLGEELAMRGITHLIFAGVTTEVCVQTSMREANDRGFDSLLVEDATASYFPAFKQATLEMLRSQGGIVGWTAPLVSLMTLQGTHEHGS, from the coding sequence ATGACACAGGCCAGCACCTTGACCATCGACGCGCAGCCCGGCCCGTTCACGTTCGCACCTGCGAAAACGGCGCTGATCATCATCGACATGCAGCGCGATTTTATCGAGCCAGGCGGCTTTGGCGAGTCGCTCGGCAACGACGTATCGCTGCTCGCGGAAATCGTGCCGAGCGTCGCCGCGCTGCTGGCCCTTGCTCGCGAGCAAGGCTGGCTCGTCGTTCACACGCGCGAGTCGCATGCGCCGGATCTGTCGGATTGCCCGCCCGCAAAACGTCTGCGCGGCGCGCCGAATGCACGCATTGGCGACGCGGGTCCGATGGGCCGCATTCTGATTCGCGGCGAGCCGGGCAACGCGATCATCGAAGCGCTCGAGCCTATGGCCGGCGAACTCGTGATCGACAAACCGGGCAAAGGCGCGTTCTACGCCACGCGCCTTGGCGAAGAACTGGCGATGCGCGGCATCACGCATCTGATCTTTGCGGGCGTTACCACGGAGGTGTGCGTGCAAACGTCGATGCGCGAAGCGAACGACCGAGGTTTCGACTCCCTCCTCGTGGAAGATGCGACCGCCAGCTATTTCCCCGCATTCAAACAGGCGACGCTCGAGATGCTGCGCTCGCAAGGCGGCATTGTCGGCTGGACCGCGCCGCTTGTTTCTCTCATGACACTCCAGGGAACCCACGAGCATGGAAGTTAA
- a CDS encoding alpha/beta hydrolase domain-containing protein gives MKSMSLGSLTLAGAAAMLAAGCGHSDNITTPPPYKGAGFINSFQILSSAPAFGGATPAGAAGPYQVITAVVHGELDPNSPLNAGIVNIKNAPVGADGYVAYSTDVVILRPQSASAAKRVLFYDVVNRGSKLGTASFIGGGALDTGAAPGSTFPSMLRNGYTVVWSGWQGDVPLTGNPTTAGAGLLGVSFPVATNKDGTPMTALSREEFIPDYAGGPPTTIPLTYPPANLNDKTSVTFTARQSWLTAYGSNPGGVETYSAPSVPVSNWSYVSTPNNVYEGNYSVTFTPPATVPGPKGTSVPPDAGTIYSFVYQAAAPTVDGIGFAALRDLISFLRYNKTDAQGVANPLNDLKGAGCAASSCSTSTNFDVAIGEGISQSGRFMKDFLYQGFNVDANGKIVFDGMFPIISAARRTWTNTAFAQPGRWSKQHEDHFMPGFQFPFTYSTMTDPVSGATDGLLKQCTATNTCPKIMQLDGAFEWWGGAASLVVTDGRGNDIPLPSNVRYYLVPGTQHGGGNGVTTGNMVVPTPGSLCQFPGSPVEETPVERALIPALVNWVGMGTTPPPSQYPTVASGTLVAPTQIGFPNLANITVPSGTAATPTALAVNFTGEYNQLFVTDYSNAVPVVNTAQQYTILEPKVDANGNETTGVRIPDVSVPLATYTGWNLRGAGHAIGDICTSNGAAIPFAVNAAAQAGGTDPRATLATLYNGSRSTYQAAVTAAANALVSQGYLLQLDADNVFTANAKSVSATLLPQP, from the coding sequence ATGAAGTCCATGTCTTTAGGATCGCTAACATTAGCGGGTGCGGCGGCAATGCTCGCCGCGGGCTGCGGGCACAGCGACAACATCACGACCCCGCCGCCTTACAAGGGCGCCGGCTTCATCAACAGTTTCCAGATTCTCTCCAGCGCGCCGGCGTTCGGCGGCGCGACGCCCGCGGGCGCCGCCGGTCCCTATCAGGTCATCACGGCAGTGGTGCACGGCGAACTCGATCCGAACAGTCCGCTGAATGCAGGTATCGTCAATATCAAGAATGCGCCGGTGGGCGCGGACGGCTACGTGGCCTATTCCACCGATGTCGTGATTCTGCGGCCGCAATCCGCGTCCGCCGCCAAACGCGTGCTCTTCTACGATGTCGTGAATCGCGGCAGCAAACTGGGAACGGCGTCGTTCATCGGCGGCGGCGCGCTCGACACAGGCGCGGCACCGGGCAGCACGTTCCCGTCGATGCTGCGCAACGGCTACACGGTGGTATGGAGCGGCTGGCAGGGTGACGTGCCGCTGACCGGCAATCCGACCACGGCAGGCGCGGGATTGCTCGGCGTGAGCTTCCCGGTGGCGACCAACAAGGATGGCACGCCAATGACCGCGCTCAGCCGCGAGGAGTTCATTCCGGATTACGCGGGCGGGCCGCCGACCACGATTCCGCTGACCTACCCGCCGGCCAATCTGAACGACAAGACCTCGGTCACCTTCACGGCGCGGCAGTCATGGCTGACCGCTTATGGCAGCAATCCCGGCGGCGTGGAAACCTATTCGGCGCCGTCCGTGCCGGTTTCGAACTGGAGTTACGTCAGTACACCGAATAATGTTTATGAAGGCAACTACTCGGTCACGTTCACGCCGCCTGCGACCGTGCCGGGACCGAAAGGCACGAGCGTGCCGCCCGACGCCGGCACGATCTACAGCTTCGTGTATCAGGCTGCTGCGCCGACCGTCGATGGGATTGGTTTTGCCGCGCTACGCGACCTGATTTCATTCCTTCGCTACAACAAGACGGACGCGCAGGGCGTAGCCAATCCGTTGAACGACCTGAAAGGTGCGGGTTGCGCCGCGTCGTCGTGTTCGACGAGCACGAATTTCGACGTGGCGATCGGCGAGGGGATTTCGCAGTCCGGCCGCTTCATGAAAGACTTCCTGTACCAGGGCTTCAATGTGGATGCGAACGGCAAGATCGTGTTCGACGGGATGTTCCCGATCATCTCGGCGGCTCGCCGCACATGGACCAATACCGCATTTGCGCAGCCGGGCCGGTGGTCCAAACAGCATGAAGACCACTTCATGCCGGGCTTCCAGTTCCCGTTCACGTACAGCACCATGACCGATCCGGTAAGCGGGGCCACCGACGGGCTGCTCAAACAGTGCACCGCCACTAACACCTGCCCGAAGATCATGCAGCTCGACGGCGCATTCGAATGGTGGGGCGGCGCGGCGTCGCTGGTCGTGACAGATGGGCGCGGCAACGACATTCCGTTGCCGTCCAACGTGCGCTATTACCTGGTGCCGGGCACGCAGCACGGTGGCGGCAACGGCGTCACCACCGGCAACATGGTGGTGCCGACGCCTGGCAGCCTGTGTCAGTTTCCCGGCTCGCCGGTCGAAGAAACGCCGGTGGAGCGCGCGTTGATACCGGCGCTCGTCAACTGGGTTGGAATGGGCACGACACCGCCTCCATCGCAGTACCCGACCGTTGCATCGGGCACGCTCGTCGCGCCCACGCAGATCGGTTTTCCGAATCTCGCGAACATTACGGTGCCGAGCGGCACGGCCGCCACGCCGACAGCGCTCGCGGTCAACTTCACGGGTGAGTACAACCAGTTGTTCGTGACCGATTACAGCAACGCGGTTCCGGTCGTGAACACCGCGCAGCAGTACACGATTCTCGAGCCGAAGGTCGATGCGAACGGCAATGAAACCACGGGGGTACGCATTCCCGACGTCAGCGTTCCGCTCGCTACCTACACCGGATGGAATCTGCGCGGGGCGGGTCATGCCATCGGGGATATCTGCACGTCCAACGGCGCGGCTATTCCGTTCGCAGTGAACGCTGCGGCGCAGGCAGGCGGCACCGACCCACGGGCGACACTCGCCACGCTGTATAACGGCAGTCGTTCCACCTACCAGGCGGCAGTGACGGCCGCGGCGAATGCGCTGGTCAGTCAGGGTTACCTGTTGCAGCTGGACGCGGATAACGTCTTCACCGCCAATGCGAAGAGCGTATCCGCCACCTTGTTGCCGCAGCCGTGA
- the hpxZ gene encoding oxalurate catabolism protein HpxZ has translation MEVNRPEVVAQVQAAFIEYERALVDNDIAAMNALFWHTPQTVRYGIAEVQHGGDAIRAWRERCEPVPKSRTLHRTVVTTFGADYATVSTEFTSDATTLLGRQMQTWVNFGPVEGWKIVAAHVSLIAAP, from the coding sequence ATGGAAGTTAACCGGCCCGAAGTGGTGGCGCAGGTGCAGGCGGCCTTTATCGAATACGAACGTGCACTGGTCGATAACGATATCGCAGCCATGAATGCGTTGTTCTGGCACACGCCGCAAACGGTGCGCTACGGCATTGCGGAAGTCCAGCACGGCGGCGACGCGATCCGCGCATGGCGCGAGCGCTGCGAGCCGGTGCCGAAATCGCGCACCCTGCATCGAACGGTAGTCACCACGTTCGGCGCCGACTATGCGACCGTCAGTACGGAATTCACGAGCGACGCCACCACGCTGCTCGGCCGTCAGATGCAAACGTGGGTGAATTTCGGTCCCGTGGAGGGCTGGAAAATCGTTGCCGCTCATGTGAGTCTTATCGCTGCGCCCTGA
- a CDS encoding GntR family transcriptional regulator encodes MNDDPTNLLETPADDATRGPHDTPAGPAAPAPANPLAEQVYQQLKSDIFSFRLFPGDRFSENGIAQHYGVSRTPMRDGLFRLQREGYLEVGFRRGWKVSPINFDQLDQLYDLRIVLEVAAVERLGAGGDLAYQAVEALKAVWCVEPEQRETDPVKMFGMDENFHRQLIAATGNLEMLRVHNEVTERIRIVRRLDFLKPHRTSATYDEHSTMLNLIERGRLTEALILLRAHITQSKLEVRKITLSMLAAARDSKLPFVS; translated from the coding sequence ATGAACGACGACCCAACGAACCTGCTGGAGACACCGGCCGACGACGCCACGCGAGGCCCGCACGACACGCCCGCAGGTCCGGCCGCGCCCGCGCCCGCGAATCCGCTGGCGGAGCAGGTGTATCAGCAGCTGAAAAGCGATATCTTCAGCTTTCGCCTTTTTCCCGGCGACCGTTTTTCAGAGAACGGCATTGCGCAGCATTACGGCGTATCGCGCACGCCCATGCGCGATGGTCTGTTTCGCCTGCAACGCGAGGGCTATCTGGAAGTGGGTTTCCGGCGCGGCTGGAAAGTGTCGCCGATTAATTTCGATCAACTCGACCAGCTTTACGACTTGCGCATCGTGCTGGAAGTGGCCGCCGTCGAGCGGCTAGGGGCGGGCGGCGACCTTGCCTATCAGGCGGTAGAGGCATTGAAGGCGGTATGGTGCGTCGAGCCGGAGCAGCGCGAAACCGACCCCGTGAAAATGTTCGGCATGGACGAGAACTTCCACCGTCAATTGATTGCGGCCACGGGCAATCTGGAGATGCTGCGCGTGCATAACGAGGTGACCGAACGCATCCGGATTGTGCGCCGACTGGATTTTCTGAAGCCGCACCGCACCAGTGCGACCTATGACGAACATTCCACCATGCTCAATCTGATCGAGCGTGGCCGGCTCACTGAAGCGCTTATCCTGCTGCGCGCGCATATCACGCAAAGCAAGCTGGAAGTGCGCAAGATCACCCTCTCCATGCTTGCCGCAGCGCGCGACAGCAAGCTGCCGTTCGTGTCCTGA
- a CDS encoding ABC transporter ATP-binding protein — protein MSSTPKALGVEVLNAGKSFGAFRALDGVSIKVKAGTVHALLGENGAGKSTLVKGLVGYGVLDDGQIAADGREVHITSPRDAQALGIGMVYQHFTLASGLSVEENLLLARGRMPWKIDWKAERGALAAFMQRMPFRLPLEAPVAGLAAGEKQKLEILKQLYLQQRFLILDEPTSVLTPQEADEVLGLMRELTTRGELTVLMITHKFREVMAYADDVTVLRKGRQVGTCAVAATSRDQLAAWMMGTVATHAAKDALAVNDESVMAAVKEERVQRKPVDASAPVRLALRDVSVEDDRGHMAVRHVALSVRAGEILGLAGVSGNGQKELVEALVGQRRVKTGDMQIAGKPYHATREQMTQRRVFAIPEEPLKNACVAAMSVAQNLALRDFDREPLRRAGWWLDRRAMRERAVQRIAEFNVRPPVPERAIGTLSGGNVQRAVLARELGQAVDVLIVANPVFGLDFASVADIHARLMAARDAGAAVLLVSEDLDELLELADRIMVIAEGELVFETSAARADRTVLGQHMAGHGDTPARPVSSAEKMKEAIG, from the coding sequence ATGTCGAGCACTCCGAAAGCGCTCGGTGTGGAAGTGCTGAACGCGGGCAAATCGTTCGGCGCGTTTCGCGCCCTGGATGGCGTATCGATCAAGGTCAAGGCCGGCACGGTGCACGCGCTGCTCGGCGAGAACGGCGCGGGCAAGAGCACGCTCGTCAAAGGGCTCGTCGGCTACGGCGTGCTCGACGATGGGCAGATCGCCGCGGACGGCCGCGAGGTTCACATCACGTCGCCGCGCGACGCACAGGCGCTCGGCATCGGCATGGTGTATCAGCATTTCACGCTCGCGTCGGGTTTGTCGGTGGAAGAAAATCTGCTGCTCGCGCGTGGCCGGATGCCGTGGAAAATCGACTGGAAAGCGGAGCGCGGTGCACTGGCGGCGTTCATGCAGCGCATGCCGTTCCGCTTGCCGCTCGAGGCCCCCGTGGCCGGACTCGCGGCAGGCGAAAAGCAGAAGCTCGAAATCCTCAAGCAGCTGTACCTGCAACAGCGTTTTCTGATTCTCGACGAACCGACGTCCGTGCTGACGCCGCAGGAAGCAGACGAAGTGCTCGGCTTGATGCGCGAGCTCACCACGCGCGGCGAGTTGACCGTCCTGATGATCACGCACAAGTTCCGCGAAGTGATGGCTTATGCCGACGACGTCACCGTGCTGCGCAAAGGGCGTCAGGTGGGAACGTGCGCAGTGGCTGCCACGAGCCGCGACCAGCTCGCAGCATGGATGATGGGCACGGTCGCGACGCATGCTGCGAAAGACGCCCTTGCGGTCAACGACGAGTCCGTCATGGCGGCCGTGAAAGAGGAGCGCGTGCAGCGCAAACCGGTCGACGCAAGCGCGCCGGTGCGTCTCGCGCTGCGCGATGTTTCGGTCGAGGATGATCGCGGCCACATGGCGGTCAGGCACGTCGCGCTCTCTGTGCGGGCCGGCGAGATCCTCGGCCTCGCCGGCGTGTCCGGCAACGGCCAGAAAGAACTGGTCGAAGCGCTGGTCGGCCAGCGTCGTGTGAAGACAGGCGATATGCAGATCGCCGGCAAGCCGTATCACGCCACGCGCGAGCAGATGACACAACGCCGGGTATTCGCGATTCCCGAAGAGCCGCTGAAAAACGCGTGCGTGGCGGCGATGAGCGTTGCGCAGAACCTGGCGCTGCGCGACTTCGATCGTGAGCCGTTGCGGCGCGCGGGCTGGTGGCTCGACCGCCGGGCCATGCGCGAGCGCGCAGTGCAGCGGATCGCCGAGTTCAACGTGCGTCCGCCCGTGCCGGAGCGTGCGATCGGCACGTTGTCCGGCGGCAATGTGCAGCGCGCCGTGCTCGCACGCGAACTCGGGCAAGCGGTGGACGTGCTGATTGTCGCGAATCCCGTGTTCGGCCTCGATTTCGCGTCCGTGGCCGATATTCACGCGCGCCTGATGGCGGCGCGCGACGCGGGCGCGGCCGTGCTGCTGGTCAGCGAAGATCTCGACGAACTGCTCGAACTGGCCGACCGCATCATGGTGATCGCCGAGGGCGAACTGGTGTTCGAAACGTCCGCGGCGCGCGCGGACCGCACGGTGTTGGGACAACATATGGCTGGCCACGGCGACACGCCGGCACGACCCGTCAGTTCCGCTGAGAAAATGAAGGAAGCCATCGGATGA